One bacterium genomic window, CTGGGGATGTTCAACGGAGTATCGACGTGGATTGAGGACATTGTCCGGCCACGTGGGTTCTCGATTTCGCAGGCTGGTTTGCTGGGCGGTTTAATGCTCATCGGCGGCATCATCGGCGCAGTTATCCTGCCCATCCTCTCGGACAAGGCCCGTCGACGCAAGCCGTACATCATACTGTCGCTCTGCGGCCTGATTCCCGGCCTGGCGGGAATGGCGTTCGCGACCAGCTATTGGCTGCTGCTGATTTCGGGCTTCCTGTTCGGGTTCTTCCTGCTCAGCTCCGGACCGATTGGATTCCAGTTCGGCGCCGAACTTACACACCCGGCGCCGGAAGGCACGTCCAACAGCCTGCTGCTGCTGATGGGTCAGGTCTCAGGCCTGATATTCATCTTCGGCATGGACGCGCTCAAGTCCCCGGCGACCGGCGCGATGACCGGCTCCTTGCTGGCCCTGCTGGGACTGACTGTTCTCTGCGTCCTCCTTGCCACCTTCATCAAAGAACGCCCTTTGACCTGCTAAGGAGCATCGCGCATGAACATGAGTTTGGGACGCGTCACAATCGCAGCCGTGCTCGCGCTCGCGGTTGCCACGTCAGCAATCGGCCAGACCCCCGAAGCCACCAACAGCCACGCAGCACCATGGGTCGCCTATGCCGCAGAGACAGGAGGCAGCTACCTCGGAGCAGCCCTCCTCGGCGGGACGGTTGCCGCTGCGGTCTTACTGCCCTTCTACACCGACAATCCTCCAGAGACGAAGACGGAACCCGCGGTAATGCTGGGCATCGCGGGGGCGCTTGGCTTGGTCGGATGCAGTGGTGGAACCTGGCTCGTGGGAAGTGCATTTGACCAACACGGCCAGTTCCTGTCAGCCCTCGGTGGCGCAACTGCAGTGTCGCTGGTCGGCGTAGGAGTGTACGCCGGCGGCGTGGGATTGCAGCACAACTACTCGCCAGTCCCGTTCCATGTCGGTGAGGTGATGAAGTACATTGGGGCCGGGTTGCTAGTCAGCGCGCCCGTCGCAGCAGTGCTCGGCTACAATCATTCGCGGCCGGCGGACGGCTACAGCAGCAGATTCATTCCCGGTTCGGTCGCGCTAGGCGCAGCGCGAGATGCCAGCGGCGTCGTTCACCCTTCTCTCGATGTGAAACTTCTCTCCGTCAGATTCTGATTCGACCGAGTGTCCTCGTGGCTATTGATTTTCGCGCAAGTAATGGTTCCCGTGTCACCCTCACCCTTCCCTCCCCCTCGAGGGGGAGGAAATAGAAGGGAGGGGGAACAGTGTCGCATTGCTTGTGCGAACGTCAACAGCGCCGGCTCGGCGAGTCAGTGACACCGCCGAGGCGGCGGATGGTTCTCTTGACGGTTTCCACGCACCGGCCCGTGTCGCCAAGAATCCTTCTGCCTGAGAACCGCAGAATGTGCCAGCCCGCGGTTGTAAGCGTGTTGTCGCGCTCGCGGTCCTGTTCGGCCTTGTCGCGGCCCGCATGATAAGCCTCGCCGTCACACTCGATGTCGAGATTGCCGTCCCGACAGAACACGGCCATGTCGAGCATGTAACCGGGCTTGTCTTCCCCGACGAAGAACTGCCGCTCCGCCGATTGGCCCGCGTCCTTGAGGGTGAAGTACAGCTTGTCCTCAATCGGACTCACCTTGAACAGGTCGTTAATCTCTTGTGCACGCAGGAGGCGCTCAAGGCTGGTCGGTATGAATACGATTCTCCGCCACCTCAGACTTGGAATCGGACGCGGTAGGCGCGTCATATCGCCGAGCCTCACCTTGCAGTATTCCGCCTCGGCACGAGCGTGCGTCGGCTCATCCGGCAGCAGTTCGCGCCGCTTTGCCATCTCGATGCTGCGAACCGGCGCGTACCAGTTGACGGCCCACTTCTCGTCGCCGAACAGCCTTGTCTGATAGAATGCGAGATACCGAATAATGTCCAGTCCTTCCGGCGCGGTGCGCACCGGGATTCGGTACCAATGTTCAGACCGTACGAGTTCCCAGTCTTTCCTTCGCGTTGTGACGCCGACGAGCGCGGGCGTTTCCGGGCCAAACACTCTAACACGCCAGACTGGCCTGCGACCACTCACGCGACATTGTAGGTCGGCGGCATCCGGACGCAAGCATCTGACCGACTGAATCAGAACTGGTATCGTGACACTTCAGATGTCCTCGGTGGTCCTTATCATCGACTCGTCCTGCTTTCTCACTCCGCTTGCGCAGACTCTGAGTCCGGCCTAGAATCCACACTCATGACGGCCCTGTCGGTCAGCGGACTCGGCAAGACATATGGCCACGTTGCGGCGCTCAATGATGTATCGTTTGAGGTCGCGCCGGGCGAGCTGTTCTGTATCTCGGGGCCGGATGCCGCCGGCAAGTCCACGCTACTGCGCATCCTCGCCGGCACGCTGAAGCCCGATTCGGGCTCGGTGACAATCCTCGGCAGCGACGGCGTCAGCCGGCCGCCCATCCTTCGCTACTCAATCGGCTACATGCCGCAGCGGTTCGCCATCTATGCCGACCTGACCGCTGAGGAGAACCTCGCCTTCTATTGCGCGTTCTACGGTCTGGGTCGGGCCAGGACCGACATGCGGGTCGAGTACTTGCTCGGATTGACCCGGCTGGCCCGGTTCCGGAAGTTCCGTGCGGGCAACCTGTCCGGTGGCATGAAACAGAAGCTGGTGCTGGCGTGTGCGCTGGTACACGAGCCGGACATGATGCTTCTCGACGAGCCAACGACCGGCATCGACCCGCTGTCCCGCCGCGAGTTCTGGGGAATCCTGACCGACTACCTTGCCCGTGGCAAGACCATCATCTACTCAACGGTCTATCTGGAAGAGGCGCTGCGCTCGAACCGGATAGCTTTGATGGACTCCGGCACCGTTAAGGTCTGCGATACGCCGGAGAACCTTCTGGCCCGGGTCCGGAACCGGCGCTTCACTGTCGCCACAGACGCACACGAACAGGCAGCGGCCGCACTCAGCGCATGTCCTCTGGTTGCTTCAGTGCAGCCACTGGGCTCGGGTGCAGCGTTCCTTATCATGGACACGCACGAGGCTCTGGAAGCCGCAATCGCCGCCCTCGCCGCAGCGGGCGTCACGGCGAAGCCCGAGCCGGCCCAGCCCACGCTGGAGGACGTGCTCATCCTCGCCGCGGGACATGACCGAAATCCTCCCGGGATTTCGGGTCGTGTCCCAAAGCGGCCCCAATGACCACCAACGCCATCGAAGTCCATGACCTTGTCCGTCGATTCGGTAGCTTCACCGCGGTCGATGGCATCTCCTTCGCGGTCGAGCAGGGCGAAGTGTTCGGTTTCCTCGGCCCCAACGGCGCGGGCAAGACCACCGCTATCAAGGTATTGAACGGCATTCTTGCGCCCACGTCAGGAACCTGCCGTGTGCTCGGGTTCGAGTTGCCCCGCGACAACGCCCGGCTTAAGCAGTCCATCGGTTACATGTCCCAGAAGTTCTCGCTCTACGAGGACCTGACCAGCCGCGAGAACCTCCGCTTCTTCGGCTCGGTGTACAGTCTCAAACGCGAAGTCCTCGGCGAGGCAATCGAGTCAATGGTCGCGCGGTTCGGACTTGAGCGGTTCGCGGCTATGCAAGCCAAAGAACTCCCGTCCGGCGCGCGCCAGCGTCTCGCCCTGGCCTGTGCCCTGCTTCACGACCCGGGCGTGCTGTTCCTCGACGAACCGACCTCGGGCATGGACCCGACCTCTCGCCGGCAGTTCTGGGAACACGTCCACCGGCTTGCATCCGCCGGCAAGACTGTGCTGGTGACGACCCACTATCTTGACGAGGCCGAGTACTGCAACCGGCTCTGCCTCATCAACCAGGGGCGCATCATTGCCGAGGGCACGCCCGCGCAGGTGCGCTCGTTATCCCGGGCTACTGCTCTGACCGTTGTCTGTTCGCCGCTTAACCGCGGCCTCGTCGCGCTGCTCAGCCGGCCGGAGCTTGGCGATACCGCCATCTACGGCGGCAGCCTCCGCCTGGTCACGCCCGACCCCGACTCGGCGCAGCGCGCGATTCCCGGCCTGTTCGAGCAGGCCAACGTGCGCCTGGACTCCGTCGTCCGGGATGCGCCAACCCTGGAAGACGTCTTCGTGCAACTGGTCAGGGAATCCAATGGGTGACGAACTCGCTCCTCACGACGCGTCGAGCGTGCAGCGCCGAACATCAGGTGAAGCGCGTCTGGCGGCGCGCTCGCTTGCCGCGGTCACCAACAAGGAGTTCATCCACATTCTGCGCGACCCGGGCACGCTCGTCATCGCACTCGTGATTCCGGTTGTGCTATTGCTCTTGTTCGGCTACGCACTATCGCTGGACGTCCGCGAAGTACCTTTCTGCCTCCTGGACCAGAGCCACACTCAAAGCTCGCAGGACTTCGCAGCACGATTCACCGCGTCCGGCTACTTCAAACTGGTCGGCACAGTTGGAAAAGAGGCCGACGCGCATCACCTGATTGACCAGGGCCGCGCCCGGATGGCCCTACTCATCCCGATCGACTTCGCGCGCGACCAGACTTCGGACCGGGTCAGTCCGGTCGGGCTTCTAATCGACGGCTCCAATTCGCTGACCGCGTCGGTCATCCTTGCCTACACGGAGGCACTGATGCAGAGGATCGGAACGCTGCCCGCGGCAGCCACCGGTCCGGCGGTGTCTCTAAATAACCTGAGCCTGCGACCACGCATACTCTTCAATCCGACCCAGCGCAGCACCGACTTCCTGGTGCCCGGCATCCTTGCTATTATCACCATGTTCATGACCATCCTGCTGCCGTCCATGGCGGTCGTGCGCGAAAAGGAGCACGGTACTATTGAAATCCTGCGATCCGGTCCGATTCGGCCGGCCGCCTTCATCGTCGGCAAGCTTCTCCCCTACGCTCTCATCTGCATCCTCGACCTGCTCATGGTCATCATCGTCGGCGCGCTCGTCTTCGGCGTCAGGATTCAAGGCAGCTTCCTGCTGCTGATTGCTCTATCGGTCCCGTTCCTCGTGACCGGCCTTGCGTTCGGCCTGCTCATCTCGACGCTGGTCGAAAGCCTGCAGGTCGCCATGTACTCGGCTTTCCTGGTGTCGGTGCTGCCGACAATTCTGCTCTCGGGATTCGTGTTCCCGATTGCGTCAATGCCCAGGTTCGTCCAGTTCATCTCGCTTCTGGTTCCGGCCCGCTACTTCCTGACCGTGGTCCGCGGCATCTACCTGCGCGGGGCCGGGTTCGGCTCGCTCTATCCGCCGCTCCTGGTTATCCTCTTGTTCGGCACGGTGCTCATCGCCGTCTCGGTGGAACGGCTGCGGAGAAGCCTGTGATACAGCACATCCTGGCCGTGGCCCGCAAGGAATTCCTCCAGTTGCGCCGCGACCGCCGCACCCTGCCCCTGATACTGATCGCCCCGGTGCTCCAACTCCTGCTCTTCGGATATGCCGCGACCCAGGATATCCGCAACGTACGCCTCGCCCTCGTCGACCAGTCCCAGTCGCCGGTGAGTCGTGAGATCGGACGGGCGCTATCCTCCTCCGGCACGTTCCGCGTCTTCACTGTCACGGACCGTGCGGAACTGCAGGCGGCAATGCTGCGCGGTGACGCGACCATCGGCCTGGTGATCAGGCCTGACTTCGAGCGCCTGTTGCTCCAGCGGAGCAGCGCCGGCCTCGAGGTCTTTGCCGACGGCTCAGACCCGAACACGGCCACGGTAGCGGCCGCCTATGCGGAGCGGATTGTCGCTGGTGTCATCACCAACCTGATCACGGCCCGGTTTCCTGCTCTAATCTCCGCACTCAGCGTAGACCTAGTACCGCGTGTACTCTACAACCCGAATCTGGCAAGCCGTAACTACATGGTGCCGGGCGTGCTGGCCATGGTGCTATTGATCATGACGACCATAATGACCTCGGTGGCAATCGTGCGTGAATACGAGCGCGGGACCATCGAGCAACTCGTGGTCACCCCTCTGCGGCCGACCGAACTGCTTGCCGGCAAGCTCATCCCCTACGTCATCATCGGCTACGCAGACGTGCTTCTTGTCACGACCGTCGCCACCGCCTGGTTCCGAGTCCCGATTCACGGTTCCGTCTTGCTGCTGTTCGTACTGGCCGGTCCGTTCCTGCTGGCCACGCTCGGATTCGGCATTCTCAGCTCGACCATAGCGCGGTCCCAGCAGCAGTCGATGCTCATCTCCTTCCTGTTCATGATGCCCAACACCCTGCTATCCGGGTTCATGTTTCCCATCGAGAGCATGCCCAAACCGGCCCAGTACTTCACGTACCTGATTCCCGGCCGTTACTTCCTGGTCATCGTCCGAGCCATCTTCCTCAAAGGTGTCGGGCTCGAGGTGCTATGGCCCGAAACCCTGGCCCTGCTGCTGCTCGGCTCGCTCATCCTTGCGGTCGCTGTCGCTCGCTATCGCTCTCGACGCACTTGACCCCTTGACTACTTGCTTGCTAGACTTCTCGACGTCATGAGGAATCGCTTCCCGCTCATCGCGGTCGTCGTGGTCGTCCTGGCGCTGGTAATCGCGCTCGTCGTATCGCAGAGTTCCGGCCGCCGGAGCGACTCGGAATCATCCGGTACTATCGAGTCGTACGAAGTCCAGGTCGCCTCCAAGGTCAGCGCGCGAGTCGTGGCCGTGCGCTGCGAAGAAGGTCAGACGGTGAAATCCGGAGACACGCTGTTGATACTGGACGACGCCGACTATCGCAACGCGGCTCTGGCGGCACGGGCCCAGTTGCTGGCGACACAGGCCAACCTCTCAGCCGTGCAGTCGCGCGCGAGCCTGGCTGATTCCAGCCTGGCCCGGCTGCGCCGGTTGTTCGCGGCGGGCAACCTGTCGCGCCAGGAGATGGACAAGACCGAGTCCGACGCCAGGGCTGCTGACGACGCGCTGGCGGCGGCCCGCACGGCGGTCGACGCCGCCAGGGCGCAGGCTGACATCGCGGCTGAGAGATTGAGCGACTGCACCGTCACTGCCCCGATCGCGGGCACGGCCTCAGTCGTCGCATTCCGGGTCGGCGAAACCGTGATTGCGGGCTCGACACCGGTGACCATCATCGACCTCAACCAAACCTGGCTGACTGTCTACCTTGCGGAAAGACTCCTGGGTCGCGTAAAACTCGGCGACTCCTGCCGGGTGCGCGTTGACGCCTACCCGAAGCGCGACTTCAAAGGCGTTCTGTCCTTCATCGCCGACAAAGCCGAGTTCACGCCCAAGGATATCCAGACCAAAGAGGAACGCATCAACCAGGTCTATCGGGTGAAGATAACGCTCCCGAATCCCGACCGCATCCTCAAACCCGGCATGCCCGCAGACGCCTACCTGAGCCTGCACTAGTCTTGTCCATCCGCATTCCGCTCTACGACACCGTCACCGAGAACCGGCAGTTCGCGGGCGACTTCCACGAAGCACTCGAGCGGGTTCTCGCTTCCGGTCGATTCGCGCTCGGAAACGAGTTGGCGACCTACGAATCCTCGCTGGCAGAGTATTGCGGAACGGCTCAAGCCGTAGGAGTCAAAAGTGGGACTGATGCCCTGGTACTGACGTTGAAGGCGCTTGGCGTCGGCAAAGGGGACGAAGTCATTACCACCTCCTTCACATTCTTTGCCAGCGTTGAGGCCATCATGCAGGTCGGCGCGAAGCCGGTCTTCGCCGACATCGAACCCGGCACTCTCTGCCTCTCGCCCGACGCCTGCGCTGCGGCCATGACGCCCGCGACCAGGGCGGTAATGCTGGTCCACGTATTCGGACACTGTGCCAACATCGAGTGCTTCACTTCCCTCTGTCAGGAGAACAACATCGCCCTCATCGAGGATGCGGCACAGGCACTCGGGGCCACCTGGAAAGAACGCAAGCTCGGCTCATTCGGCGCAACCGGGACTTTCAGCTTCTACCCGACCAAGAACCTCGGCGCGTTGGGCGATGCGGGCGCAATCGTCACATCGGACGAGGAGCTTGCGGAAAGGCTGAGACAACTCCGTTCCCATGGCCGGGCCGAAAACGGACGGCATGTCTCCCTGGGATACAACTCGCACCTGGACGAACTGCAGGCCGCCTTCCTGCAGATCAAACTCACGCGACTCGACGCCGAGCTGGCCCGGAGGCGTGAGCTTGCAGCTCGCTACGATGCGGACCTGCCGCCTGAGGCCATGCCGGTACGCGGTGCAAACGGCTGCCGGTCAAACTACCACCAATACGCGATTAGAACCGACCGCCGTGATGCGCTCAGACAGTCCCTCTTGGAACAGGGCATCGGAACCGGCGACTACTATCCCGTACCTGCCCACTCGGAACCGGCGGCGGCGGCGGCCGGCCCGTTCCGGCCGCTACCCGAGTCGGAACGTGCCTGCAAGGAAGTGCTCACTCTGCCGATCCGGCCGAGCCTGACCGACGAGCAGCAGAAGACAGTTATTGATGCGGTTCGGCGGTTCTTCGCCGGAGTCTAAGAGCCAGCCTACTTGCCGGCTTTGCGCCGGCTACGGACTTCTTCCTGCTTCGCTTCAGCAATATCGCCGATCTGCCTGAGCAGCTCCAGGTTCTCCTCCGCCTCTTTCTGGTCGAGTATCTGGATAGCGAACCCGGCGTGGACAATGACGTAGTCCCCGACCTTCGCGTCGGGCGTCATCATGATTGACACTTCCCGCTGAATGCCGCCGACCTCGCCGACCGCATCGGTGCCGTTGACGGAGACTAGTCTAAGAGGAACTGCGAGACACATATCAACGAAGAGGGTTCAAGGATTCTAGGGTTCGAGGGTTCAAGTGGCGGAACGCCTTTGCTGCAACGACCTTATAAGCGCCTTGAGTAGTCGCTCGACGTCGCCAATATCGCCTTTGGCTCGCATCGACTGATCAAGCTTCAGAAAACCGAGGTCAGCAGCCAGCAGAATCTGGGTCTCTAGTTCACAGAGTGACGCATATGCGATGTGTAACGACTGAAGATACTCGCCCGTTGACCTTCTGCCGTACCCCTCGGCGATGTTGGATGGTACCGATACGGCAGCCCGCCTGATTTGCGACACCAGGCCGTACCGCTCCTCTGCGGGGAGACCTGAGGTCAGGCGGTACGTCTCAAGACATAGCTGATAAGCCCGCTGCCATACCGTCAAGTCCTTGTAGCTCCTCAGCATCCTTCTGCCCGCCCACTCGTCCGATCCTTCACCCTGGACCCCTTGAACCCTCGACCACTGGAACCCGTTCTCATGTCTTCAGCGGCTTCTTCTCCGCCGCCGGGAACAGAACGTTGTTCAGTATCAACCGGTAGCCCGGCGAATTCTTGTGCAGGGAGAGGTCGGTCGGCGGGTCGTGCACCCGGTGCGCGTAGTCTTCAGGGTCGTGCCCGCCAAAGAACGTGAACGTGCCCTTGCCGTAGTTGCCATGGATGTACTGCACTTCCTCGGTATTCGCTACCTCACCCAGGTTGAGCACGTCTTTCTTGATGAGGGTGCGTCGGAATCCGCAGGTCTGACCCAGAAACTCCTTCACCAGCCCGACGTGGTCCTGCACAAGCATGCAGGGCACCGGGTCGTACTTGGCTGAAAAGTCGAACAGCGAGATGTAGACGTTCGGCCCGCGGGCGGTGGCTTCGATATAGGTGTTGATGTCCGAGTGGTCGTAGAGCATCGCGTCGGTGTACACGTGGAAGTTCTCAAACGCGAGGCAGCCATTGTAGTCCAGCTTGGACGCGTAGCCCGGGTCAATGCCGTCGCCGTCGAATACCGCGTCGCAGATGTCCGTGTTACGCGCGGCCCAGCCTACATCAATCGTCTCGGTGGCTGAACACATCGCGAACAGCATGCCGCCGTTTTCCACGTACTTGTGTATCATGTCCACGACTGCCAGGTCCATCTGGCTGACCTTCTTGTACCCAAGCTCGGCCGCGGTCTTGACGTTCAGGGCGACGTCGCGCTGGTACCAGTTCTCCTGCCGGTATGAACCGTAGAACTTGCCGTACTGGCCGGTGAAGTCCTCATGGTGCAGGTGCAGCCAGTCGTAGCCCGTGAGCTTGCCCTGCAGGACCTCCTTGTCCCAGAGCACGTCGTACTTGATGCCGGCATAATCCAGAGCCAGCCGGACCGCGTCGTCCCAGGGTTCCTCAGTCGGCGGCGCATAGACCGCAATCTTGGTTGCCCGCTCCAGCTTTATCGATTCCATGTTGCTCTTCTCGATAGTCGAACGAATCTGCACGACCTCATCCGGCCCGACCGTCTGATACGCCACACCATTGAGCTGGCATTCTCGCTCCGCCTGCTGCTCAGGCGGGAGCAGAAAAGACCCGCCACGATAGTTGAGAAGCCACTCTGCCTTCTGGCCGCGCTGCAGCAGACGGTAGACGACTCCATAAGCCTTCAGATGGTCGGTCTGAGTCAGGTCCATCGGTATCAGCACCATTGTCTGCGCCGACAGAGCCGTGAACAAGGCCAACGCAACGAGCAAGAGCGACGCCTTTCGTCGCAACCCGGGCATTCTGAATTCTGGATTCTGCACTCTGGATTCTCTCTAGACCGTGATATGCGTCCCGGCCCTGCCGGCCAGCGCTTCGGCCAGATGGTCCGGATCGGTGACTATGACCTCTTTGCCACCGTGTTCGAGGAAATCGAGCGCCGCCTCGACCTTGGGGCCCATGCTGCCGGAGGGAAACTGCTTGGCGGCCAGATACTCTCGCATCTCAGCAACTGAGACGTGGCCCAACGGGCTTTGGTTTGCCTGCCCGTAGTTCACATAGACCTGCTCTACCGCGGTCGATATCACCAGCCGCTCGGCCCCGAGCTCCGCCGCCAGCAGACTCGAAGCGAGGTCCTTGTCTATCACGGCCGCCACACCCTTCAGCATCCCATTGTCTCGGACCACCGGTATCCCTCCTCCGCCGCACGCAATCACGACCGCGCCGGACTGAAGGAGCGACTCGACCTCCGGCTTCTCCACGACATCCACCGGACGCGGCGACGCCACCAACCTCCTGAAACCGCGGCCTGCGTCTTCGCGCAGGACCCAACCGAGCTCACGCTCAAGCCTTGCCGCCTCGCCTTTGGTGTAGAAAGGTCCGACCGGCTTCGACGGATGCTGGAACGCCGGATCAGCCGCGTTGACGACCACCTGCGTGACGACGGTCACGACCGGCTTCGCGATGCCGCGCTGCCGGAACTCGTTGTCCAGCGACTGCTGAATCATGTACCCGATTTCCGCCTGCGTCTGGGCGTTGCAGGCATCAAGCGGGACCTCGGGCAGGCGGTTGCGGGCAAGGTGCGACCGAATGAGGATGAACCCGACCTGAGGCCCGTTGCCGTGCGTGACGACGACGCCGTGACCGGCCTCGACGATGTCGGCAACATGCCGGCACGTAAGCGCGGTGGTCGCGAGCTGGTCGGTGAACGAGCTGCGGCTCTCCGACCGAATCAGGGAGTTGCCGCCGATAGCCAGCACAGTCATGGGATTCATCAGACCTATAGGTTATCACAACGGCCAGAGGAATCAAGACCACCAACGGGCTAAACCCGAATGACGAAGCACGAAGACCGAATGAAACTCGAATGCAGGCAAACGGTGAATTCAGGCATTCGGGCTTCAATCGTCATTCGGACTTCGAGCTTCGGGATTCTGCCTCGGCCGCCTGCTTGCTATCGCAGGGAGTCGGGCTAGAATTGAGCCGGAGGCGGGTCGGACGGTCGCCCCCAACCAACGCCGAACGCCAAACGCCGATGTCCGAAGTTCTGAAATCGGAGTTCGGAGTTTGCACTTCGGAGTTGCCACGGGGGAGGAAAGTCCGAGCACCGCGGGCGAGGCACTCGTTAAGAGCGAGGCTGCGGGTCGGAAACGGCCCGTGGACGGACAGTGTCACAGAAACCACACCGCCGCGTGCTTGCACGCGGCAAGGGTGAAAAAGTGCGGTAAGAGCGCACTATTCCGAATGGCGACATCCGGAATGGAAAAACCCTGCCCGGTGCAAGACCAACATGAGAACCGGACTGGCCCGGTCCATTCAAGTTCTCGGGTAGGTCGCTTGAGACGTGCGGGCAACCGCGCGCCCAGATAAATGACCGTCACCCGGCTTGCCGGGGACAGAACTCGGCTTACAGACCCGCCTCCAATCTGCTTTGTGTCCCATGCCGTGAGATGCCGGAGGCCGGTTCGCGTCCCGAGCCGGCCGCACGAGTCGCAGCGGGAGTCGCGGTCGGAGTCGCCCTCAGAGTCCCCCCGCAAGTCCTCACCCATTTCACCTCAGGAGTCGCCTCCGCAATCGCCTTCCACACGACGAGGCAAGTGACCTTCCGAATCGGACGGCGAGTCCCAGCCGGAATCGCACACAGACTCACCATCGCAATCGCCGCCAGAACCAACCCAAGAATTACCGTCCTTGTCGCTTTGCATGTCGCCGTCCGAATCACCCCGGGAACCGTTCCCGGAACGGTTCCCAAGGCGACTCGCAATGCCGTCGCTCTTGTGATGCTCACGACCACCAACTCCGCTTCTTGCAATCACTTAGCCGACCCGCACGCCTCCCCGACACCTAATTAGGGACAGTCACCCTATTTCTTGACATCAATCGATCTGTCGGTAGCATCTGCGCGTGCCGAGAATAGCGCGGATCGTGGTTCCCGGTGTTCTGCACCACGTTACGCAACGCGGGAACAACCGGCAGGACGTATTCCTCACGGATGGTGACCGTGAGTTCTATCTCGGGCTACTGCGCAAGCGTTCCGCACAATACGGATTGGAAGTGCTTGGATATTGCCTGATGACAAACCACGTCCATCTGCTCGTCAGGCCGCAGACGGCTGATGCCATAGCTCGGGCATTGGGGCGCACTCACTTCATCTACGCACAGCGATTCAATACGGAGCACTCCCGCAGCGGTCACTTGTGGCAGGCTCGTTTTTATTCCTGCCCTGCAGAGGAAACTACCCTCCTCGCCATCATGCGCTATATCGAGCAGAACCCGGTGCGTGCGCGTATCGTCACCCACGCCTGGGAGTACCCATGGTCAAGCGCTGCTTTGCACGTCGGCAGGCGGAAGGACTCGGGCATGATCGACGCAGCATCGTGGGCTAATCAGATTGCACCGGCCGAATGGCGCACGCTATTGCAGGAAGCTGAGGACGAGGGGCGCGTAACGGAGATCCGCCGCCGCACCATGATTGGCCGGCCGCTGGGCAGCCCTGAGTTTGTCAGCGAAGTCGAGGCGAAGTTAGACCGGCAGCTCGCCTATCGACGACCAGGCCGGCCGCGCAAGGCCGAGCCAGAGCAGCAGTAGCGCTCGTACCCAGGGCGCCCGGGGTGGGACCCAGAGCCGAAACTGGTTTGGCCCTATGGTAATCAATCGTCCCCGAAATCCCCGTCGGCAAATCCGCTCTGGCAAGCCCTGCGGATGAACCCGGGTCTACCGCGCGACTACTACCGGCACAGTACCAGCACCTGCGGCTGACAAATAGTACACTCCCGGCCGCAGGTTGCGCAGGTCGAGCGTGGTCTGCGGGCTGCCTGCCGGCACGACCGTTCGCGCGACCAGCCTCCCACAGACGTCATGGACTCGTAGCTCGCGAGCGCCTGCCCACGACGGGAGACCGATTTGCAGCCGACCACGGCAGGGACTTGGAAAGGCCCGCAGAGTAGCTGCCGGGCCGACGGCGCGGCGTTCGGTAGCACCGCTGGGAACAAGGCCGGCCAGTTGGTGCAGGTAGATTATGGCGCGGACTTCGTTCTGAACTTCCTGTGTCTCCGGAATCCAGACCGGCGGGTACGACACGGCGTACACTTTGTTCGCCGGGTTCATGACCGAGTCATTCACCTGGGTCCACACGCTCATTCCCGCCCCGCCATAGGCAACGGCTGTGGCGCTGTCAACTAACTGGATGGCGTGTCGGTTGTCCGGAATCCTCGGGTTGCTGTCAACCTGCGGCTGCATCCGCAGGTAGGCGCCCGGGACATGCTTCATGAACCGGGCTGCCTCACGCTCCTGCCAGAACGCCACGGAATCGACCGACTTCGGCACCGGGCCGC contains:
- a CDS encoding DUF559 domain-containing protein; the protein is MRTAPEGLDIIRYLAFYQTRLFGDEKWAVNWYAPVRSIEMAKRRELLPDEPTHARAEAEYCKVRLGDMTRLPRPIPSLRWRRIVFIPTSLERLLRAQEINDLFKVSPIEDKLYFTLKDAGQSAERQFFVGEDKPGYMLDMAVFCRDGNLDIECDGEAYHAGRDKAEQDRERDNTLTTAGWHILRFSGRRILGDTGRCVETVKRTIRRLGGVTDSPSRRC
- a CDS encoding ABC transporter permease; this encodes MGDELAPHDASSVQRRTSGEARLAARSLAAVTNKEFIHILRDPGTLVIALVIPVVLLLLFGYALSLDVREVPFCLLDQSHTQSSQDFAARFTASGYFKLVGTVGKEADAHHLIDQGRARMALLIPIDFARDQTSDRVSPVGLLIDGSNSLTASVILAYTEALMQRIGTLPAAATGPAVSLNNLSLRPRILFNPTQRSTDFLVPGILAIITMFMTILLPSMAVVREKEHGTIEILRSGPIRPAAFIVGKLLPYALICILDLLMVIIVGALVFGVRIQGSFLLLIALSVPFLVTGLAFGLLISTLVESLQVAMYSAFLVSVLPTILLSGFVFPIASMPRFVQFISLLVPARYFLTVVRGIYLRGAGFGSLYPPLLVILLFGTVLIAVSVERLRRSL
- a CDS encoding ABC transporter permease; translation: MIQHILAVARKEFLQLRRDRRTLPLILIAPVLQLLLFGYAATQDIRNVRLALVDQSQSPVSREIGRALSSSGTFRVFTVTDRAELQAAMLRGDATIGLVIRPDFERLLLQRSSAGLEVFADGSDPNTATVAAAYAERIVAGVITNLITARFPALISALSVDLVPRVLYNPNLASRNYMVPGVLAMVLLIMTTIMTSVAIVREYERGTIEQLVVTPLRPTELLAGKLIPYVIIGYADVLLVTTVATAWFRVPIHGSVLLLFVLAGPFLLATLGFGILSSTIARSQQQSMLISFLFMMPNTLLSGFMFPIESMPKPAQYFTYLIPGRYFLVIVRAIFLKGVGLEVLWPETLALLLLGSLILAVAVARYRSRRT
- a CDS encoding ABC transporter ATP-binding protein, whose amino-acid sequence is MTALSVSGLGKTYGHVAALNDVSFEVAPGELFCISGPDAAGKSTLLRILAGTLKPDSGSVTILGSDGVSRPPILRYSIGYMPQRFAIYADLTAEENLAFYCAFYGLGRARTDMRVEYLLGLTRLARFRKFRAGNLSGGMKQKLVLACALVHEPDMMLLDEPTTGIDPLSRREFWGILTDYLARGKTIIYSTVYLEEALRSNRIALMDSGTVKVCDTPENLLARVRNRRFTVATDAHEQAAAALSACPLVASVQPLGSGAAFLIMDTHEALEAAIAALAAAGVTAKPEPAQPTLEDVLILAAGHDRNPPGISGRVPKRPQ
- a CDS encoding efflux RND transporter periplasmic adaptor subunit yields the protein MRNRFPLIAVVVVVLALVIALVVSQSSGRRSDSESSGTIESYEVQVASKVSARVVAVRCEEGQTVKSGDTLLILDDADYRNAALAARAQLLATQANLSAVQSRASLADSSLARLRRLFAAGNLSRQEMDKTESDARAADDALAAARTAVDAARAQADIAAERLSDCTVTAPIAGTASVVAFRVGETVIAGSTPVTIIDLNQTWLTVYLAERLLGRVKLGDSCRVRVDAYPKRDFKGVLSFIADKAEFTPKDIQTKEERINQVYRVKITLPNPDRILKPGMPADAYLSLH
- a CDS encoding ABC transporter ATP-binding protein, yielding MTTNAIEVHDLVRRFGSFTAVDGISFAVEQGEVFGFLGPNGAGKTTAIKVLNGILAPTSGTCRVLGFELPRDNARLKQSIGYMSQKFSLYEDLTSRENLRFFGSVYSLKREVLGEAIESMVARFGLERFAAMQAKELPSGARQRLALACALLHDPGVLFLDEPTSGMDPTSRRQFWEHVHRLASAGKTVLVTTHYLDEAEYCNRLCLINQGRIIAEGTPAQVRSLSRATALTVVCSPLNRGLVALLSRPELGDTAIYGGSLRLVTPDPDSAQRAIPGLFEQANVRLDSVVRDAPTLEDVFVQLVRESNG